The proteins below are encoded in one region of uncultured Eubacteriales bacterium:
- the hppA gene encoding putative K(+)-stimulated pyrophosphate-energized sodium pump (Evidence 3 : Function proposed based on presence of conserved amino acid motif, structural feature or limited homology), giving the protein MGSDLVLFLCVSIAVSLLAFAFAAWLYRWIGRQPSQNPRVAEVGGYIRKGANAFLRKEYSVLAKFCGIVAVLIFVFLPQPIWSGYGAWHNISMSLAYIAGTVFSAIAGKIGIQVATQANVKTAESAQKGLSLSFLSAFRGGAVMGMAVVGSSLLGVSLVFLLTQDTTTLLGFSFGASSLALFAKAGGGIFTKTADISADLVGKVELGIPEDDPRNPAVIADNVGDNVGDVAGMGADLFDSNVASMAAALVMAITLGKQVGVNYTTMVFCYAALGLLSSIIGVMAARMGKKGDPTHALNMSTYITTAVFTVLTAGATALFRFDWRIWGAAAIGLFVGVIIGITSDYFTNDTQKPVRNVAEASESGPAFTILSGISYGFLSVLPAMVGIAVAALLSYNICAPIAPQNPMAGMFGISMAAVGMLSIVGMIISNDAYGPIADNARGLVEMGDLGEEALKITDSLDSAGNTVKAVTKGFAIAAAGLTIISLLGAFMSEVNEAAGKIVLTGFDIINPKVFFGMLIGAAVPAVFSALLILGVNRNAQRMVAEIHRQFREIVGLREGKPGVVPEYDKCIDIATHGALRELIPAGVISIAVTLLVGFIGGVEATGGYLAGNIVSGLLLALFMSNSGGLWDNAKKYVEAGGNGGKGSAAHKAAVVGDTVGDPFKDTAGPSINTQITVVSLVASLMSSLFLAFSIF; this is encoded by the coding sequence ATGGGTAGCGATCTGGTTTTGTTCTTGTGTGTTTCCATCGCGGTCTCTCTCCTGGCGTTCGCGTTTGCAGCCTGGCTTTATCGGTGGATTGGGCGCCAACCGTCCCAAAACCCGAGAGTGGCCGAGGTCGGCGGGTATATCCGCAAAGGGGCCAACGCCTTTTTGCGCAAGGAATACAGCGTGCTGGCCAAGTTTTGCGGTATTGTGGCTGTACTGATTTTCGTTTTCCTTCCACAGCCGATCTGGTCGGGATACGGGGCGTGGCATAACATTTCCATGTCGTTAGCGTACATCGCAGGTACCGTGTTCTCGGCGATTGCCGGTAAGATCGGAATCCAGGTGGCCACTCAGGCCAACGTCAAGACGGCCGAGTCGGCCCAGAAGGGGCTGAGCCTTTCGTTTCTCTCGGCGTTTCGCGGCGGCGCGGTCATGGGTATGGCCGTGGTTGGAAGCTCACTTCTGGGCGTGTCCCTTGTCTTCCTGCTGACACAGGACACAACCACGCTTCTGGGCTTTAGCTTTGGCGCCAGCTCTCTTGCGCTCTTTGCCAAGGCGGGCGGCGGTATCTTCACCAAGACAGCCGACATCAGCGCCGACCTGGTGGGTAAGGTTGAGCTGGGAATTCCCGAGGACGACCCCCGCAACCCTGCTGTGATTGCGGATAACGTAGGCGACAACGTAGGCGACGTGGCCGGTATGGGCGCTGACCTGTTTGACTCCAACGTGGCCTCCATGGCCGCGGCATTGGTGATGGCGATTACGCTTGGAAAGCAGGTAGGCGTCAACTACACCACGATGGTCTTCTGTTATGCGGCGCTGGGCCTGCTCTCCTCCATCATCGGCGTTATGGCGGCCCGCATGGGGAAAAAGGGCGATCCCACGCATGCGCTGAATATGAGTACTTATATCACAACGGCAGTCTTCACCGTTTTAACAGCCGGCGCCACGGCACTTTTCCGGTTTGACTGGCGCATCTGGGGCGCCGCCGCAATCGGCCTGTTTGTAGGCGTTATCATTGGTATTACCAGCGATTACTTCACCAATGATACCCAAAAGCCTGTACGCAACGTAGCCGAGGCCTCGGAATCCGGGCCGGCCTTTACCATCCTTTCAGGCATTTCGTACGGATTTTTGAGCGTACTCCCAGCCATGGTGGGAATCGCGGTTGCGGCGCTTTTGTCCTACAACATCTGCGCGCCGATCGCTCCACAGAACCCCATGGCAGGAATGTTTGGTATTTCCATGGCTGCGGTAGGCATGCTCTCCATCGTAGGCATGATTATCTCCAACGACGCTTACGGACCGATCGCGGACAATGCGCGCGGGCTGGTTGAGATGGGCGATCTGGGTGAGGAAGCTCTGAAAATCACCGACTCGCTCGACAGCGCGGGAAACACGGTCAAGGCGGTCACCAAGGGCTTTGCGATTGCCGCCGCGGGGCTCACCATCATTTCACTGCTGGGCGCTTTTATGAGCGAGGTAAACGAGGCCGCCGGCAAGATCGTGCTGACCGGATTCGATATCATCAATCCGAAGGTGTTCTTTGGGATGCTCATCGGAGCGGCGGTACCCGCTGTTTTCTCGGCATTGCTGATTTTGGGAGTCAACCGCAACGCTCAGCGTATGGTGGCTGAAATTCACCGCCAGTTCCGTGAAATTGTCGGCCTGAGAGAGGGCAAACCGGGCGTTGTCCCGGAGTACGACAAGTGCATCGATATCGCGACGCACGGCGCTCTGCGCGAGCTGATTCCCGCGGGAGTGATCAGCATTGCCGTAACGCTGCTGGTAGGATTTATTGGTGGTGTGGAGGCCACCGGCGGCTATTTGGCCGGCAATATTGTCAGCGGCCTGCTGCTTGCGCTATTTATGAGCAACTCAGGCGGTCTTTGGGACAATGCGAAAAAGTATGTTGAGGCCGGCGGAAACGGCGGAAAAGGCAGCGCGGCGCATAAGGCAGCCGTGGTAGGCGATACGGTGGGCGATCCGTTTAAGGATACCGCCGGTCCTTCGATCAATACGCAGATCACGGTAGTTTCTCTGGTAGCCTCGCTGATGTCGTCGCTGTTCCTCGCTTTCTCCATTTTCTAA
- a CDS encoding conserved hypothetical protein (Evidence 4 : Homologs of previously reported genes of unknown function) encodes MQSSERYVVFSLELHIFFSRIMKEHSLFLMAGFTPVNASFNREADRYRRGFESLLCRAVSLSDGVVRQEVLSSGEVVTPFTPLAEQQTQSFTGIPINQNITAQAEHLRPGLRAVWSPDLFRQVRSLNRTALELLDGLISLKEQILSFVLDCRMFTINYPLLLEHIIREAKLYREYVERLELDGDLDPQVMGEIEKFWNQIMMEHALFIRGLLDPSENELVETADSFAKDYARLLESSRSAQDAALAETEKFRDFKRAGVSGIEECKIRSIILPLLADHVLREANHYLRLLRE; translated from the coding sequence ATGCAGTCAAGCGAACGATATGTGGTTTTCTCCCTGGAGCTGCATATATTTTTTTCCCGCATCATGAAAGAACACTCACTCTTCCTGATGGCGGGCTTTACTCCCGTAAACGCGTCCTTCAACCGGGAGGCTGATCGATACAGGCGTGGCTTTGAGAGCTTGCTCTGCCGGGCCGTCTCATTGAGCGACGGAGTCGTGCGGCAGGAAGTGCTTAGCTCCGGCGAGGTGGTCACCCCATTTACTCCGCTGGCCGAGCAGCAGACCCAGAGCTTCACCGGCATCCCCATCAACCAGAACATCACCGCCCAGGCCGAGCACCTGCGGCCCGGCCTCCGCGCCGTCTGGAGCCCTGACCTGTTTCGTCAAGTCAGGTCCCTCAACCGCACGGCTCTAGAGCTTTTGGACGGGCTGATCTCCCTGAAGGAGCAAATCCTGTCCTTTGTTTTGGACTGCCGAATGTTCACCATAAACTACCCACTGCTTCTCGAACACATCATTCGGGAGGCGAAACTGTACCGGGAGTATGTGGAGCGGCTGGAGTTGGACGGGGATCTGGACCCCCAGGTTATGGGAGAGATCGAGAAGTTCTGGAATCAGATCATGATGGAGCACGCGCTTTTCATCCGGGGTCTGCTGGACCCGTCGGAGAACGAGCTGGTGGAGACCGCCGATAGCTTTGCAAAAGATTACGCCCGTCTGCTTGAGAGCAGCCGCTCCGCCCAGGACGCCGCTCTGGCGGAGACCGAAAAATTCCGGGATTTCAAGAGGGCGGGGGTGAGCGGCATCGAAGAGTGCAAAATCCGCTCCATTATTCTCCCGCTGCTCGCCGATCATGTCTTGCGGGAGGCTAACCACTACCTCCGGTTACTAAGGGAATAG
- a CDS encoding Membrane spanning protein, with the protein MMKKILYSFFAFMMLGFGISLQIKAGIGQSMFNAFSLILGDLFNLEVGTVLNILNMMFFIAYLIIKRSRINRLDMIQIAATIANGYIVNFYVYIILNHLIIQTYYMKVIIFIIGLLLASLSLGAILAMEIIRFPLESLCILLGQKLGRSLATIRMRFDILFLVSTLLLTFVFSHSLYIREGTILSFFLLSKLIGLSYSFLKKHSAEKPGRQELEQP; encoded by the coding sequence ATGATGAAAAAAATATTATACTCTTTCTTCGCTTTTATGATGCTGGGTTTCGGTATTTCTCTGCAAATCAAAGCAGGAATTGGTCAAAGTATGTTTAATGCATTTTCTTTGATTTTGGGGGACCTATTCAACTTAGAAGTCGGAACTGTTCTAAACATTTTAAACATGATGTTTTTTATCGCCTATCTTATAATCAAGCGCTCTCGTATCAATCGTCTGGACATGATTCAAATAGCCGCGACTATAGCAAATGGCTATATCGTTAACTTTTATGTTTACATCATTTTAAACCACTTGATCATTCAAACCTACTATATGAAAGTAATTATATTTATCATCGGGCTTTTACTAGCTTCTCTAAGCCTGGGCGCAATTCTGGCTATGGAAATCATCCGCTTCCCACTTGAAAGCCTGTGCATTCTATTGGGTCAAAAACTTGGCCGCAGTCTGGCGACAATCCGAATGCGGTTTGACATTTTATTTTTGGTCAGTACCTTGCTGCTTACTTTCGTATTCAGCCACAGCCTATATATAAGAGAAGGAACTATCCTAAGTTTTTTCCTGCTCTCTAAGCTGATCGGACTTTCCTATTCTTTTCTTAAAAAGCACTCAGCTGAAAAACCGGGCCGTCAAGAGCTTGAACAGCCCTAG
- a CDS encoding Catabolite gene activator, giving the protein MRNFTLGEKIDMFFQHEVPTVVFENGKKRIFRKNDHIYKINSSPIYCYFILSGTAKIYIDHKNGRRSILDFIGENDWLGELSLFCDESDIKENKVLQDIECLEFDIDELRKLCEENAKVSFYFASYIADKLLARSYRMSESLNYSLNSRLAAFILQYQRGGVYNIPHTDVSEYMNVSYRHVLYVIQQFGELGILKKEKGKEYVVSDIEKLKELQGRAK; this is encoded by the coding sequence ATGAGAAACTTCACATTGGGAGAGAAAATAGATATGTTTTTTCAACATGAAGTGCCCACAGTAGTGTTTGAAAATGGAAAGAAAAGAATTTTTCGAAAAAACGACCATATTTATAAAATTAACAGCAGTCCGATATATTGCTATTTTATTCTGTCTGGGACTGCCAAAATTTATATTGATCATAAAAACGGACGACGTTCGATTCTTGACTTTATAGGGGAAAATGACTGGTTAGGTGAGCTTTCCTTGTTCTGCGATGAATCAGACATAAAAGAAAACAAAGTTCTTCAAGATATAGAATGTTTGGAATTTGACATAGATGAATTGCGAAAACTGTGCGAAGAAAATGCAAAAGTTTCTTTTTATTTTGCATCGTATATTGCCGATAAGCTGTTGGCAAGAAGCTACCGAATGAGCGAGAGCTTAAATTATTCCCTTAATAGTAGGCTTGCAGCGTTTATCCTTCAATATCAGCGGGGGGGCGTATATAATATTCCTCATACAGATGTTTCGGAGTATATGAATGTAAGCTATCGCCATGTGCTGTATGTCATTCAGCAATTCGGAGAACTGGGGATACTAAAAAAAGAAAAGGGAAAAGAATATGTTGTTTCTGATATAGAAAAATTGAAGGAATTACAGGGAAGAGCAAAATGA
- a CDS encoding GHKL domain protein has protein sequence MRSLRSQLSLYIMTIVLVMVALISLLANAAVNKQFKEYIISQEQGQREKIVGDLENLYNGMTRSWNSDYLHAIGMYSLYDGYVLSVYDTSETMIWDAESHDMSLCRQIMNDITERMNQRENSGGFTTYVYDLMQGDQKIGSVSIKAYGPYFLKENDFRFINTLNALLLIIGVVSCAVSIITGAFLAHKIARPITKTAEIAGQISGGNYSIRFESETKTKELSALISSINNMAGALDRQEQYRKQLTADIAHELRTPLTAIRSHLEAMAEGLWEATPERLNSCVEEVKRLGSLVIDLDRLAKLEQENVRLNIADVDLIEVARAVCGNFEKEADNKNIEISIDGVASGIQADKDRITQVITNLLSNAIKYTPDGGHIRVQVKDEDTKGIVVVEDDGIGIPQKDLPYIFERFYRTDQSRNRKTGGAGIGLTIAKSIVEAHNGRITVESAEGTGSRFTVVLPKSE, from the coding sequence ATGAGGAGTCTGCGTTCACAGCTCTCATTATATATTATGACCATTGTCCTCGTCATGGTCGCGCTTATCAGTCTGCTTGCCAATGCGGCGGTAAATAAGCAGTTTAAGGAATATATCATCAGTCAGGAGCAGGGGCAGCGCGAAAAAATTGTCGGTGATTTAGAAAATCTCTATAACGGGATGACTCGAAGCTGGAATTCAGACTATCTTCATGCAATTGGAATGTATTCTTTATATGACGGTTACGTTTTGTCTGTTTACGATACGTCGGAGACAATGATCTGGGACGCGGAAAGCCACGATATGTCTCTATGCAGGCAGATTATGAATGATATCACAGAGCGCATGAACCAGAGGGAAAACAGCGGCGGTTTTACGACCTACGTCTATGATCTGATGCAGGGAGACCAAAAGATCGGGTCTGTTTCCATTAAGGCTTACGGCCCATATTTTCTAAAGGAAAATGACTTTCGATTTATTAATACGCTCAATGCTCTTTTGCTGATCATCGGGGTGGTTTCCTGTGCCGTATCGATTATCACCGGGGCGTTTCTGGCGCATAAAATCGCGCGGCCTATCACAAAAACAGCAGAAATTGCCGGCCAGATATCCGGCGGGAACTATAGCATCCGATTTGAGAGCGAAACAAAAACCAAGGAATTGAGCGCGCTTATTTCCTCCATCAACAATATGGCGGGTGCTCTCGACAGGCAGGAGCAGTATCGAAAGCAACTGACTGCGGATATCGCGCACGAGCTGCGCACACCGCTTACGGCAATTCGCTCGCATTTGGAGGCTATGGCGGAGGGGCTTTGGGAAGCTACCCCGGAAAGGCTGAACAGCTGCGTGGAGGAAGTCAAAAGGCTCGGCAGTCTGGTGATAGACCTGGATCGCCTGGCAAAGCTGGAGCAGGAAAATGTCAGGCTGAATATTGCCGACGTAGACTTGATCGAAGTTGCTCGCGCCGTTTGCGGCAATTTTGAAAAAGAGGCGGATAACAAGAACATCGAAATAAGTATAGACGGGGTCGCCTCCGGCATTCAGGCAGACAAAGACAGAATCACTCAGGTAATCACCAATCTGCTGTCCAATGCCATTAAGTATACCCCCGATGGCGGACATATACGAGTTCAGGTAAAGGACGAGGATACAAAGGGTATCGTCGTCGTTGAGGACGACGGAATTGGTATCCCTCAAAAGGATCTGCCCTATATTTTTGAACGATTTTATCGAACAGACCAATCCCGCAACAGGAAAACCGGAGGGGCAGGCATTGGACTGACCATTGCAAAGTCGATTGTTGAAGCACACAACGGAAGAATAACGGTGGAAAGCGCCGAGGGCACTGGCAGCCGCTTTACGGTTGTACTCCCAAAAAGTGAATGA
- the regX gene encoding Sensory transduction protein regX3, producing the protein MICKGEPPSKRLPLALERLELVYVNNENKSILVVDDEPKILEVVSALLTSKGFRVYSADNGQAALEIFNHQNISLVILDLMMPGLLGEEVCSQIRKKSRVPIIMLTAKVEEENVVQGLGLGADDYMTKPFGLKELYARVEALLRRAGDDLVPLTVRNSWHNGDLVVDFEKGLLLKKDNTFTLTPSELKILSALIKYPGKVFTREELIATALGNDFDGFDRAIDSHIKNIRQKIEDDPKNPVYVLTVHGLGYKFGGD; encoded by the coding sequence TTGATATGCAAGGGGGAGCCGCCGTCAAAGCGACTCCCCCTTGCACTTGAGAGACTGGAGCTGGTGTATGTGAACAATGAGAATAAAAGCATCCTGGTCGTAGACGACGAGCCCAAAATATTGGAGGTAGTGTCCGCCCTGCTGACAAGCAAGGGGTTTCGAGTTTACTCAGCGGACAACGGCCAGGCGGCCTTGGAGATATTCAACCATCAAAACATATCGCTGGTGATTCTGGATTTGATGATGCCCGGACTTTTGGGTGAGGAGGTCTGCTCTCAAATCAGGAAAAAATCTCGCGTGCCTATTATTATGCTCACAGCCAAGGTTGAGGAAGAAAATGTGGTGCAGGGTCTCGGCCTTGGCGCCGACGATTATATGACGAAGCCGTTTGGCCTGAAGGAACTGTACGCGCGCGTGGAAGCGCTGCTGCGCAGAGCGGGAGATGACCTTGTCCCGCTGACCGTGCGAAATTCGTGGCACAACGGCGATCTGGTCGTCGACTTTGAAAAAGGCCTTTTGCTGAAAAAGGATAACACCTTCACCCTGACGCCAAGCGAATTAAAAATACTATCCGCATTGATTAAATATCCCGGCAAGGTATTCACCCGCGAAGAGCTTATCGCCACTGCGCTGGGTAATGATTTCGATGGGTTTGACCGGGCGATTGACAGTCATATTAAAAACATCCGGCAGAAAATTGAGGATGATCCCAAAAACCCTGTTTATGTATTGACTGTTCACGGCTTAGGCTACAAGTTTGGAGGGGACTGA
- the copZ gene encoding Copper chaperone CopZ has translation MEQTILKVDGMSCEHCVKAITKAVGALPGIENVSVDLNGKTVTVTYDPTQSPLDTIKAEIDDQGYEIVG, from the coding sequence ATGGAACAAACTATTTTAAAGGTAGATGGAATGTCCTGTGAGCACTGCGTAAAGGCAATCACAAAGGCGGTTGGCGCGCTGCCCGGAATAGAGAATGTATCGGTGGACTTGAACGGCAAAACCGTGACGGTAACATATGATCCGACTCAAAGCCCGCTGGATACAATCAAAGCAGAGATTGACGATCAGGGGTATGAGATCGTTGGTTGA
- a CDS encoding conserved hypothetical protein (Evidence 4 : Homologs of previously reported genes of unknown function): MTASGSKVTADEENAGWSLEAPDGSVRFIWSGDYSSSPLHDVMLELDAAPFVTAGLDTSKLPEYYAAYDGMLMVGTKLGSDKLIYQGEPTPLAAYEQIVSKYRSSVGYHTALDHYNVSLGNGNMFEWAKDMQTNSVTKENQDKDIVFVLNPEPLIAAGVDPEKVEGWVYTTVSVEIDGKATDVYKFLKPFNLK, translated from the coding sequence TTGACGGCATCCGGCAGCAAAGTGACCGCAGACGAGGAAAACGCCGGCTGGTCGCTGGAAGCGCCTGACGGCTCGGTCCGATTTATTTGGAGCGGGGATTACAGCAGCAGCCCCCTGCATGACGTGATGCTGGAGCTTGATGCAGCGCCATTTGTAACCGCCGGGCTGGACACGAGCAAGCTGCCGGAATATTATGCGGCTTATGATGGGATGCTTATGGTGGGAACCAAGCTTGGCAGCGATAAGCTCATCTATCAGGGCGAACCCACCCCGCTGGCGGCCTATGAACAAATCGTCAGCAAATACCGCAGCTCGGTCGGCTATCACACCGCGCTGGATCACTATAACGTAAGTCTTGGCAACGGCAATATGTTCGAATGGGCCAAGGATATGCAGACAAACAGTGTCACAAAGGAAAATCAGGATAAGGACATCGTGTTTGTCCTCAATCCGGAGCCGTTGATTGCCGCAGGCGTTGACCCCGAAAAGGTTGAGGGCTGGGTTTACACCACAGTCAGCGTGGAGATAGACGGAAAAGCAACAGACGTATATAAATTCTTGAAACCCTTTAATTTGAAGTAA
- the copA gene encoding Copper-exporting P-type ATPase A — protein MISQVLNIRGMTCAACAQRIEKTVRKLSGIEQASVNLASEKLFVEYDAGVLPLTDIKAAVEKIGYEVVEKTSSSSVTIPIGGMSCAACAQRVEKAVKKLDGVTSASVNFATEKATVVYEPQTVRLSSIREAIEKAGYKALEINKQDAADEDRQRKQKEIKVLRTKFIVSAVFSIPLLYIAMAPMIKFIRLPFPAWLAPMQFPLLYALVELLLVLPVIGVGYKFYTIGFKSLWQRSPNMDSLIAIGTTAAVLYSLFNTWLIANGSFAAVDHLYYETAGVIITLILLGKTLEAVSKGRTSEAIKKLMGLAPKTAIILQDGMEKEIPIDEVEIGDILVVKPGTKIPVDGSVLDGHTSIDESMLTGESMPVDKKAGDPVYTASLNTTGTIRFKAEKIGSDTALAQIIKLVEDAQGSKAPIAQMADIVSGYFVPVVCVIAVLAGVAWYLGTGSLELALTRFTAVLVIACPCALGLATPTAIMVGTGKGAENGILIKGGEALETAHKINTIIFDKTGTITEGKPTVTDVLTVNGVEKDRLLQITASAEKGSEHPLGQAIVHGAEDAGFELLTMESFESLTGRGIEAQIGGQTVLAGNRKLMEERGIPLSALEESSDRLAEEGKTPMYVALDGRLSGLVAVADVVKQSSRAAIKELHKMGIEVAMITGDNKKTAAAIAKQVGIDHVLAEVLPQDKSNEVKKLQAQGRKVAMVGDGINDAPALAQADIGIAIGSGTDVAMESADIVLMRSDLMDVPTGILLSKKTIRNIKQNLFWAFAYNVIGIPVAAGVLYLFGGPLLNPIFAAAAMSLSSVSVLTNALRLKRFKTTIGKETVAAA, from the coding sequence ATGATCAGTCAAGTATTGAACATCAGAGGCATGACCTGCGCCGCCTGCGCCCAAAGAATCGAAAAAACGGTGCGGAAGCTATCCGGCATCGAGCAGGCTTCCGTGAACCTTGCAAGCGAAAAACTGTTCGTAGAATACGACGCAGGCGTTCTGCCGCTTACCGACATCAAAGCCGCAGTTGAAAAAATCGGATATGAGGTCGTGGAGAAAACGAGCAGCAGCAGCGTGACCATTCCAATCGGGGGCATGTCCTGCGCCGCCTGTGCACAACGCGTTGAAAAGGCTGTAAAAAAGCTGGATGGCGTAACAAGCGCCTCGGTCAATTTTGCCACGGAGAAAGCCACGGTGGTATACGAACCTCAGACAGTGCGGCTGTCATCAATTCGCGAGGCCATTGAAAAGGCCGGATATAAGGCACTGGAAATAAATAAGCAAGACGCGGCGGACGAGGACAGACAACGCAAGCAAAAAGAGATCAAGGTTCTTAGGACAAAGTTTATTGTTTCGGCTGTGTTTTCGATTCCTCTTTTATACATCGCTATGGCACCGATGATTAAATTCATTCGGCTGCCGTTCCCTGCGTGGCTTGCCCCAATGCAATTCCCCCTGCTTTACGCGCTGGTGGAGCTGCTGTTGGTGCTGCCGGTAATCGGCGTAGGCTATAAGTTCTATACCATAGGCTTTAAATCGCTGTGGCAGCGCAGCCCGAATATGGATTCGCTCATTGCGATCGGTACGACAGCCGCCGTCCTGTACAGTCTCTTTAACACATGGCTGATCGCGAATGGCAGCTTCGCAGCGGTTGATCATCTGTACTATGAAACAGCGGGGGTAATTATAACCCTGATCCTACTTGGCAAGACGCTTGAGGCGGTCTCAAAAGGCCGAACCAGCGAGGCGATTAAGAAACTGATGGGGCTTGCCCCGAAAACGGCCATTATTTTGCAGGATGGCATGGAAAAGGAAATCCCGATCGACGAGGTGGAGATCGGCGACATTCTTGTGGTAAAGCCCGGCACGAAAATTCCGGTTGACGGTTCCGTGCTCGATGGGCATACCTCCATCGACGAATCCATGCTGACCGGCGAGAGCATGCCGGTGGATAAAAAGGCCGGAGATCCTGTTTACACGGCTTCGCTGAACACCACGGGAACCATTCGCTTTAAGGCGGAGAAGATCGGCAGCGACACCGCCCTGGCACAAATTATCAAGCTGGTTGAGGACGCGCAGGGCTCAAAGGCGCCGATTGCCCAGATGGCGGATATTGTCTCCGGCTACTTTGTCCCTGTGGTATGCGTGATCGCGGTGCTTGCTGGAGTCGCATGGTATCTTGGCACCGGCAGCCTGGAGCTCGCGCTCACCAGATTTACCGCCGTACTGGTGATCGCCTGCCCCTGCGCGTTGGGACTGGCAACCCCCACCGCGATTATGGTCGGAACCGGCAAGGGCGCCGAGAACGGTATTCTGATCAAAGGCGGCGAAGCGCTGGAAACCGCACATAAGATAAACACGATCATTTTTGATAAAACCGGAACCATTACCGAAGGCAAGCCCACAGTGACAGATGTCCTCACCGTGAATGGCGTTGAAAAGGATAGGCTGCTGCAAATAACCGCTTCAGCGGAAAAAGGCTCGGAGCACCCCCTGGGGCAGGCAATCGTCCATGGCGCCGAGGACGCCGGGTTTGAACTGCTCACGATGGAAAGCTTCGAATCCCTCACAGGCAGGGGCATTGAGGCTCAAATCGGCGGACAGACCGTTCTGGCGGGCAACCGCAAGCTGATGGAGGAACGGGGCATCCCGCTGTCCGCCCTGGAGGAGTCCAGCGACAGGCTGGCAGAGGAAGGCAAGACGCCCATGTACGTCGCTTTGGACGGCAGGCTCTCCGGCCTTGTCGCCGTTGCGGACGTTGTCAAGCAGAGCAGCCGCGCCGCGATTAAAGAGCTGCACAAGATGGGCATCGAGGTTGCGATGATCACCGGCGATAACAAGAAGACTGCCGCGGCCATCGCCAAGCAGGTCGGCATTGACCATGTGCTTGCCGAGGTACTTCCGCAGGATAAATCCAATGAAGTGAAGAAGCTGCAGGCTCAGGGCCGCAAGGTTGCGATGGTTGGCGACGGAATCAACGACGCACCCGCGCTGGCTCAGGCGGACATCGGTATCGCAATCGGTTCCGGCACCGACGTGGCCATGGAATCTGCCGATATTGTCCTGATGCGTTCAGACCTGATGGATGTTCCAACAGGCATTCTCCTGAGCAAAAAGACCATCCGCAATATCAAGCAAAATCTGTTCTGGGCCTTTGCCTACAATGTTATCGGCATACCCGTCGCGGCGGGTGTCCTTTATCTGTTCGGCGGCCCCCTGCTCAACCCCATATTTGCGGCGGCGGCCATGAGCCTGAGCTCGGTCTCCGTTCTTACCAACGCGCTGAGGCTGAAAAGGTTTAAAACAACAATCGGAAAGGAAACGGTGGCAGCGGCATGA
- a CDS encoding conserved exported hypothetical protein (Evidence 4 : Homologs of previously reported genes of unknown function): MAQNKKASNNQKKVRSAAKWKIPVAIVSVFAVILIAVAVLVGRGLGGNSEPAAGTPASVTADQDLVIPISDLSETAKFYPVDIDGTRLEVVAVEAADGSIRTAFNTCQVCYDSGRGYYKQQGNKLVCQNCGNQFPMDRVEVESGGCNPWPIFDQNKTVTDSSITISYEFLKESTGIFANWKRSY; encoded by the coding sequence ATGGCACAGAATAAAAAGGCATCCAATAATCAGAAGAAAGTCCGCTCCGCAGCAAAGTGGAAGATACCAGTGGCGATTGTCTCGGTTTTTGCGGTCATCCTGATTGCCGTCGCCGTGCTGGTCGGCCGCGGCTTGGGCGGTAATTCCGAGCCCGCAGCCGGCACTCCGGCTTCTGTTACCGCCGATCAGGATCTTGTGATACCGATCAGCGATCTATCTGAAACAGCAAAATTCTACCCGGTCGATATTGACGGGACGCGCTTGGAAGTGGTGGCCGTGGAAGCTGCCGACGGGTCCATCCGTACAGCTTTTAACACCTGTCAGGTCTGCTATGATTCCGGCAGAGGCTACTATAAACAGCAGGGCAATAAGCTGGTTTGCCAGAACTGCGGCAATCAATTCCCTATGGACCGCGTTGAGGTAGAATCCGGCGGCTGCAACCCCTGGCCCATTTTTGATCAAAATAAGACCGTGACAGACAGCTCCATCACGATCTCCTATGAGTTTCTCAAGGAGTCCACGGGCATCTTCGCCAATTGGAAAAGGTCCTATTGA